The Chryseobacterium indologenes genomic sequence GAACCTATCAAAGAAATATTGAAGGAATGATTGAGCACAGTTACTATCACCTTGGCCAGATTACTTTGATTAAAAAGCTAGTAAAAAACGTCTGAAAAAAGACGAAACACCTTTGAAAAGAGGTTAAAGTGCTCCTTGTCACGGTTGCAAAGCTTGACAAGGAGCTCATTTAACAATCCTGATTAAAACGCATCTAAAACCATATTAAACAGAACAAAATCTTCAGATAACTCTAATTTGAAGGTCTTGTTTAAATTACCTACCTTTAAAAAAAATAAAATTTTAAATGAGAAAATCGGCTGCAATCATTTTTGCGTTTATCATTTCACAATTTCAGGCTCAGCAAGGAGCTTATTATCAGCAGGCTGCGAAGTACAAGATGGATATTGATGTCAATGCTGAAAAATTTACCTATCAGGGAAAACAGACCTTGGAATACACCAACAACTCACCGGATCAGTTGAATGTGGTTTATTTCCATCTCTACTGGAATGCTTTTAAACCTAATTCCATGATGGATCAGAGAGTATCTTCCCAAGGGAAAAATGGTGACGGAAGGTTGCAGAAAAATGGGATTTCAACGCTTTCTTCCATTCCAAAGGATCAGGAAGGAGCTCAAAATATTCACTGGATTAAGCAAAATGGGAAAAATCTGAAATTTGAAGTTCAGGAAACCATTATGAAAGTATACCTGGCAGAACCGATCAAACCAAATTCTACCACGACATTTACCATGGACTGGGATGCAGTGATTCCTCAGCAGATCAGAAGAAGCGGAAGAAATAACAGGGAAGGAGTAGATATGACCATGACCCAATGGTATCCGAAAATTGCAGAATACGATTATGATGGTTGGGCCACTTTTGATTATCTGGGAAGAGAATTTCACGCACCGTTTTCAGATTTTGATGTTAATATTAAAATCAACAAAGATTATGTAGTAGGGGCGGGAGGTATTCTTGAAAATCCTGCAGATGTAAAGGGTTATGATGCCAATGCTAAAATTAAAGCAGAAAAAGATAAAAAGGTGACCTGGAAATGGACGGCAAAAAATATTCTTGATTTTGCCTGGAGTGCAGACAAAGATTATTCTGTGGAAAGCTTCAATGTTCCGGAAGGCCCCAAGGTATATCTCGTGTATCAGAAAAATGATAAAACGAAGGCATGGGGTGAGGCTCAGCCTTATATTACAAAATATTTCCAGATCATGAATTCTCATTTCGGAAAATATGTTTATCCGACTTATGCATTTATTCAAGGTGGAGACGGTGGTATGGAGTATGGAATGTGTACCATGATTTTAGGAGAAGCCAAAAGTATCAAAGACCTGATGGGCTTAATGGCTCATGAAGGATGTCATTCTTGGTATCAGCAGATGCTGGCAACCAATGAATCTGTACGCCCGTGGATGGATGAAGGCTTTACAAGCTATGCAGAGGGCTACACCATGCACCAGTTGTTCCCGGAACAATTGCCGAATCCTTTTGTTGAAAGGCTGGATGCCTACAGAAACTTCGTTAAAAAAGGGATTGAAGAACCTGCCGTGTGGTTAGGGGATCATCACGATAACGGAACAGCTTATACCTATGCATCTTATGTAAAAGGAGAATTGTACCTGGTGCAATTAGGATATAT encodes the following:
- a CDS encoding M1 family metallopeptidase; the encoded protein is MRKSAAIIFAFIISQFQAQQGAYYQQAAKYKMDIDVNAEKFTYQGKQTLEYTNNSPDQLNVVYFHLYWNAFKPNSMMDQRVSSQGKNGDGRLQKNGISTLSSIPKDQEGAQNIHWIKQNGKNLKFEVQETIMKVYLAEPIKPNSTTTFTMDWDAVIPQQIRRSGRNNREGVDMTMTQWYPKIAEYDYDGWATFDYLGREFHAPFSDFDVNIKINKDYVVGAGGILENPADVKGYDANAKIKAEKDKKVTWKWTAKNILDFAWSADKDYSVESFNVPEGPKVYLVYQKNDKTKAWGEAQPYITKYFQIMNSHFGKYVYPTYAFIQGGDGGMEYGMCTMILGEAKSIKDLMGLMAHEGCHSWYQQMLATNESVRPWMDEGFTSYAEGYTMHQLFPEQLPNPFVERLDAYRNFVKKGIEEPAVWLGDHHDNGTAYTYASYVKGELYLVQLGYIMGEQNLAETLKQYYDQWSMKHPSDRDFLHIAQKVSGMDLKWFHNYWINTTKTIDYGIKDVKYDAKSTTITLVNNGQVPMPVDFSVMTADKKVVTYQIPLNMTHTWKEKDIYGEFKTMPYWPWTQKEYTLTIPYTKSQLSLLGIDFSQRIADVNMADNFVEVK